From Pirellulales bacterium, the proteins below share one genomic window:
- a CDS encoding RNA polymerase sigma factor — protein sequence MEAVLDVLQQTDEALAAEAAREGSDGPAFVALVERFRQRVWRICYRLLGNEADAHDAAQEVFVRLFLHRTRFDGRSKYATWVHAIAVRTCLAIRRGRGRRQRHETTASPQQMDAPGTRPETDHLSMDVMTLLEGLDETDRALLILKYAESYSYEELAEIFDLSVSACKMRVSRAREKINQQHGDAMR from the coding sequence GTGGAAGCAGTCTTGGACGTATTGCAGCAGACCGATGAAGCGTTGGCCGCAGAGGCTGCCCGCGAGGGCTCCGATGGGCCGGCGTTCGTCGCCTTGGTGGAGCGATTTCGCCAACGAGTGTGGCGCATTTGCTACCGCCTGTTGGGCAACGAAGCCGACGCTCACGACGCCGCGCAGGAAGTCTTCGTCCGCTTGTTTCTACACCGTACGCGTTTTGACGGCCGCTCGAAGTACGCCACGTGGGTGCATGCGATTGCCGTGCGGACGTGCCTGGCCATTCGCCGAGGTCGCGGGCGCCGCCAACGCCATGAAACCACGGCCAGCCCTCAGCAGATGGATGCGCCTGGCACGCGTCCCGAGACCGACCACTTGAGCATGGATGTAATGACCTTGCTGGAGGGCCTGGACGAAACAGATCGGGCTCTGCTGATTCTGAAATACGCGGAAAGTTACAGCTACGAGGAATTGGCCGAGATCTTTGACCTATCCGTCAGCGCGTGCAAGATGCGCGTCAGCCGGGCCCGCGAGAAGATCAACCAGCAACACGGCGACGCGATGCGTTAG